In the genome of Candidatus Nitrosotenuis sp. DW1, one region contains:
- a CDS encoding DNA polymerase, whose translation MVQPKPITDFKGLSRYLSKIPQNRDCARSDLRPIYALDTETREGNIFLIADSDGNWLDGISAESVIKFLFSKRYQGTWNFFYNLGYDAEVILKLLGSELNRYKKTNNLSFSFGKYKISYIPDRCLKITHGHKSTIFYDIAQFYHASLTDAYQNNIGKLDPEYLSMKEKRKQFSKWFYHNNRNKVREYCIQDCKFTKELAEHWVKLFHDAFSFYPSRWISSGYLAEKVLINNGIYIPKFAEIPFEVNQLAMRSYFGGRFEILKRGFIGTAHLYDINSAYPYAITKIPDLTMGKWVQRKSIHPNAKLGFFRILANIPDDKYVPPFPFRVNGIVIFPSGQFETYCTLAELQACDNPKFYKIIDSWQFVPSSDVYPYADFIKKLYQKRLELKKDNDPMQMPIKIILNSIYGKTGQKIKGRIGNLFNPVIFSFITGFARAQLYRFVMENNIEKEIVAFATDSICTTKKLDFDSDKLGEFSHDASADDVFYLQNGFYRFNGKWKQRGLGKLKGKEIEHLDTFEKNGRLYYKFIVMRNNRLRSSIIQDDIKEIGKIKPNVREVNLNADRKRFWLNIIESIDSKTISESSSLSLNHFTKDEI comes from the coding sequence ATGGTTCAACCCAAGCCCATAACAGACTTTAAGGGTCTAAGCAGGTATCTGTCCAAAATACCTCAGAACCGTGACTGTGCACGCTCTGATTTGCGCCCAATTTACGCACTGGATACAGAAACTAGGGAAGGGAATATCTTTCTCATAGCAGATTCGGATGGAAACTGGTTAGATGGGATATCGGCTGAATCTGTGATAAAATTCCTGTTTTCCAAAAGATATCAAGGCACTTGGAATTTTTTCTATAATTTGGGATATGATGCAGAAGTCATTTTGAAACTGCTAGGATCAGAGCTAAACAGATACAAGAAAACAAACAATCTGTCTTTTAGTTTTGGAAAATACAAAATTAGTTACATTCCAGACAGATGCTTGAAAATCACTCATGGTCACAAGTCAACCATATTCTATGACATTGCCCAGTTTTATCATGCGAGTTTGACAGATGCATATCAGAACAACATTGGAAAGCTAGATCCCGAGTATCTGTCTATGAAAGAAAAAAGAAAACAGTTCTCAAAGTGGTTCTATCACAACAACAGAAACAAGGTAAGGGAATACTGCATCCAAGACTGTAAATTTACAAAAGAACTAGCTGAACACTGGGTTAAACTATTCCATGATGCATTTTCATTCTATCCTTCAAGATGGATAAGCTCTGGATATCTGGCAGAAAAAGTCTTGATAAACAACGGAATTTACATTCCCAAGTTTGCAGAAATTCCTTTTGAAGTAAACCAACTTGCAATGAGGTCTTACTTTGGAGGAAGATTTGAAATCCTAAAACGCGGGTTTATCGGAACTGCACATCTTTATGATATCAATTCTGCATATCCATACGCAATAACAAAAATTCCAGATCTGACTATGGGAAAATGGGTTCAAAGAAAATCAATCCATCCTAATGCAAAACTAGGATTTTTTAGAATTTTGGCAAATATTCCAGATGACAAATACGTTCCACCATTTCCATTCAGAGTAAATGGAATTGTAATTTTTCCATCAGGTCAGTTTGAAACGTATTGTACGTTAGCAGAACTGCAAGCGTGTGATAATCCCAAGTTCTACAAAATCATTGATTCTTGGCAGTTTGTACCTAGTTCTGATGTCTATCCATATGCTGACTTTATCAAAAAATTGTATCAAAAACGCCTAGAACTAAAGAAAGACAATGACCCGATGCAGATGCCAATCAAGATCATTCTAAATTCAATCTATGGTAAGACAGGCCAAAAGATCAAGGGGAGGATTGGAAATTTATTCAATCCCGTTATTTTCTCGTTTATCACGGGATTTGCAAGGGCTCAACTGTATAGATTTGTCATGGAAAACAATATTGAGAAAGAAATTGTTGCTTTTGCCACTGATTCAATATGTACTACTAAAAAACTAGATTTTGATTCGGATAAACTAGGAGAGTTTTCTCATGATGCTTCTGCTGATGATGTGTTTTATCTGCAAAATGGCTTCTATCGGTTTAATGGCAAATGGAAGCAGAGAGGTTTAGGCAAACTGAAAGGTAAGGAAATTGAGCATTTGGATACCTTTGAGAAAAACGGGAGATTGTATTACAAGTTTATTGTAATGCGGAATAATCGGTTAAGATCTTCTATTATTCAAGATGATATCAAAGAGATTGGAAAGATTAAGCCAAATGTTAGAGAAGTTAATTTGAATGCAGATAGGAAAAGATTTTGGCTAAATATAATAGAAAGTATCGATTCTAAAACAATAAGCGAGTCTAGTTCTCTATCATTAAATCATTTTACAAAAGATGAAATCTAA